In Rissa tridactyla isolate bRisTri1 chromosome 22, bRisTri1.patW.cur.20221130, whole genome shotgun sequence, a single genomic region encodes these proteins:
- the TNFAIP8L1 gene encoding tumor necrosis factor alpha-induced protein 8-like protein 1 has translation MDTFSTKNLALQAQKKLLSKMATKTIANVFIDDTSSEILDELYRATKEYTHNRKEAQKIIKNLIKIVMKLGVLYRNGQFNPEELLVMERFRKKVHTLAMTAVSFHQIDFTFDRRVMSGVLTECRDLLHQAVNGHLTAKSHSRINHVFNHFADYEFLSALYGPSEPYRTHLKRICEGVNKMLEEDNI, from the coding sequence ATGGACACCTTCAGCACCAAGAACCTGGCCCTGCAGGCCCAGAAGAAGCTCTTGAGCAAGATGGCTACTAAGACCATAGCCAACGTCTTCATTGATGACACCAGCAGCGAGATCTTGGATGAGCTCTACCGGGCCACCAAGGAGTACACCCACAACCGCAAAGAGGCCCAGAAGATCATCAAAAACCTCATCAAGATCGTCATGAAGTTGGGCGTGCTCTACCGTAATGGGCAGTTCAACCCTGAGGAGCTGCTGGTGATGGAGCGCTTCCGCAAGAAGGTGCATACCTTGGCCATGACAGCCGTCAGCTTCCACCAGATAGACTTCACCTTCGACCGCAGGGTCATGTCGGGTGTGCTGACAGAGTGCCGGGACCTGCTGCACCAGGCTGTCAACGGCCACCTGACAGCCAAATCCCACTCCCGCATCAACCATGTCTTCAATCACTTTGCGGACTACGAGTTCCTTTCGGCTCTCTACGGGCCGTCTGAGCCCTACCGCACCCACCTGAAGAGGATCTGTGAAGGGGTCAACAAGATGCTGGAGGAGGACAACATATGA